CTACTAGTATATGGGGTAGTTATGGCTGGGACCTATCTCTTTCCGCGAAAAGATCAAAAGATAGCCTTCAAATCAGCAAAAATTGTGAATGACCTTTTCTTAGGAATTCAGGGTAAGCAATGTTCTATAGTCCCGACCATTCTCGCAGATATTTTCTTAGCTTGTACTGGTTGTCGAAAGGGAGAAAAGTTTTTCCATGGGGCGAACTTGGTTTTATACATATGGGCTACGGAACATTTTAAGAGACAAGCATCAGTTGCCGATAGTTTGCCGGTGGTTGGATATAATTGGGTAGTCACACATCCCAAAAGAGTCAACGAGGGAGACCTACCAAAGAACGCATCCGAATGTGTGGACTACTTGGAAAAATTGCAAGATTTCAACATTAGATGGGTATTAGATTGGACAGACTGTTTCGAGCCGATACTTCGCACTAAGGAATCCGAACGTGTTCTCTTGCTGGGTACTCAAGGAATCATCTCGTATACCCCGAAGAGATTTCTCAGACAACTAGGTCGCATTCAAGGGCCGCCACCGATTTCCGAGTTTAGTGAAGTCACCATTTTCTTTGATCAGGGGGTATGCCCAAAAGAGATCCCTATGAAGAGCCAAATCACTGAATCTTGGAGAACAATATCCGACGATAGAAGCATTCGTTATCTTCCGGAGCTCAAACAGAAGGGGGTAATGACCGCACCATACGAGGATTGGTTGAAAGATTCCACCACGCAAGGGTTGCAACATGAGCCGTATGAGGAAATTGAGAAGCTGAGAGCCATCATTAAAGCCAAGGACATGGAGGTGGTACAGTTGAAGAAATCCATCGAAGTGCACAAAGAAAAGGCAGAAGAAAACAAGAGGTTATATGAGAAGGAGCGAGAAAGGCGCCAAGAGATGAAGCGGAAATGTGGGGAATTATATGATCAAGCCGAACGTGTCCAGATGCCATATGCTAGAGAAAGTAAAGACTCTGTACTAGATAGGCTTAGGAACTTTGGTGATCTTGTACGAAATCGCCTTCGCAATATGATGTAAACAGATGTATtcggtttctgcaatgaaatgaATCCCTTTTCACAAAGTGTTTGTCAAATAACAGGTTTGATTAATGGGTCTCATTCCGAAagtgttgcatcatgctaggcctacccttggcacaaaaagggttccccaaataggacatgcatccgaattgtttGAATagctactaactcatgtctttttctttttctttttctcttttttgaataaattgcagaaattcaataacgattggtttatctaaagaagtcttttgcattgtcaggtaaatttcaaaatagcttttcggaaaagccccattattacgcgatcccgaagtaaagctcaaaggaatcgtgtaaacatgaataTTCAACCAGAATCATCTGATAAGACTACAGCGACCACACAGCCGGAAGTCACGAGTCCTGGAGTCCAGTTAGCCGAGTTACTTGCTAAGTTTGGGGAAATGGCCTCTGAAATGGCCgcccaaaagaaattaatagaTGAGCTTGTCAGTAGCGGGGTACAGCCGGAGCTTCCGCACGTAATACAACTGCAATCCGAACCCTTTGTTATTCCTACAGTTCAAACTACTGTTCCCATGCAAGGTCCACCCGAAGGGACTTTCACCTACCCCACCGTTCatctgccatacacttaccctcccaatccttcatttttccctactcatatgcaaggcccacaacctcaAGTCActgcaaatataccacctgagacaCAAGCTTTTTATTACCCCACCACTGAGCCTTATCTGCcggaccattttattcaaaccaaaccagaGGTGGGAGGATCCTCTGCTCCCATTGATGTGAAGTTATTAAAGCGCCTGGACCGTTTCGATGATTTCATGAGGAAGAGTCAGGTGCTGAATAAGCAAGGAGTTTTGGATTACGATGAACTGTGTCTCTTTCCGAATGTGCaactgcctgaggggttcaaaactcctaagtttaacaagtacgatgggacgggtaatcccaagacgcacctccgactatttgcaaacaaattgGGAAAGCCTGTGGACGATGAAAACttgcctctaaggttgttccctGAAAGTCTGGAAGGGGACGCACTTGACTGGTATTCAAATCTGAAACCTGAAGACGTAAgaacctggattgacttgtccaaggctttcgtaaggcaatatgagtataattgcgagttgGCACCGACTAGAACCACATTGGAAGGAActaaaagaaaaccctccgaagaTCATAAGACTTATGCAAAGAGGTGGAGAAAGATAGCTGCCAAGGTTGAGCCTCCAATGACCGAGGAAGAAATCATCCGTACTTTCATCAAGGcccatgatcctccatattttgaagaaattttccgtatgactggatgttcattcgcggcaattgtaaataaacttgaagaATTCGACGACTTTGTACGAGCCgggaaaattgttaatgtgtctgccctgaaATCGCAAGTGGAGGCTTTGCAAGGGCGAGGAAGCAGTGAAAAGAAACcacaattcaaaaagaaagaaggagataCAACCTTTGTTTGGAACCACAACCCTTCACCCCGACCCCGATACCAGCACAACCCAACCTACCAGCAACCTTACCATTACTACTCAAACCCACaccctgtatatactaccaacatccaccaccctcgacctcgcccaaactatactaacccaccttcagccccttttcaaatttctcaaccaaatccaccccaaaaccgacctcgaCCTCCAtttaacccaagatttcctcctccaaatagACCTGCTTACAACTATCCTCAACCCACTGAACCCTACAACCGACCCCCAAGCCgtacttttaccaatttaggtagGCCTTTAGACCAACTGTACGACCAGTTAAGGGCCTCCGGAAAAATTGGTACAGTACCACCTCCTACCTATCCGTATGGCATGCCCGCTTGGTATAACCCGCAAGTTGTTTGCGCATATCATTCGGGGGCACCTGGGCATGCAACTTTGGATTGCAAGGCGCTAAAGCATAAAGTTCAGGATATGGTTGAGTCTGGAGAAATCGTGATCAGAAAGAGGGAGCCGCAAGGGCCAAACGTAAATCAAAACCCCTTGCCAGAGCATGTTGGGGTTATTATGGACGATGCGGAGTACgaggaacaaatcaagaaattggcaatagaaggtgaagtgtttggggtcacgGACCAACCGTTTGTCATAGAGTTGCCATTCGAAGAAGATAACAAGCCTTTTGTCTTAGATCTCACGCCAGCGGAGAATGAAGCTTTGAAACCAGTAGTCATCGAATTCCCGAAGCAGGAGCCCGTATTAAGTCTGCAACAAGTGCCGTGGAATTACGATGAGCCTAGCATACAGATCGGGGAGAATTCAACCGCAAAGAAGGAGGTGTCAGTAGTTACCAGATCGGGGAAGACTGCAAATCCATTTGAGACTACTACTCCAATTCAAGCCAATAGTTCTGAGCCACCCATcaaaccaacaatcaccgagaaagaagccGTGGATTTCCTTAAACGACTCCAGAGAAGTGAATACAACATAGTGGAAAAGCTAAGCAAATCACCTGCCCAGATAACCATGTTGGACTTACTTTTCTCTTCGGACGTGCACAGGGATGCATTGATCGATGTATTAACAAGAGCTCAAATTCCGAGGGACATTtctgttgataatttttcaaacgtggTTGGGAGCGTATTATTCAACAAACAAGTTACCTTTTCTGATGATGAATTGCCAACGGAGAGCATTGGACATAATAAGGCGTTGTACATAACAGTGAGGTGCAACGGAAAAATGCTGCCGAAGGTGCTAATTGACAACGGGTCCGCacttaatatctgtccttggagtaccttggagaagctaggattgcaagacatcaagctgaggccttcagggactatcgttagagggtttgatggagcgcagagggagccaataggagaagcagatttagtaatcgagatggggccggcccaatttcaaataacttgccaagtcatgAACTTCCCGAGCATTTACAATATCTTACTTGGAaggccatggattcacaagtcGGGGGCCGTGCCGTCTTCGTTGCATCAATTACTCAAGTTCGGGGTAAATGACAAACTAATCACTATCTTTGCTGAAGAGGACTGCCTGGTGATCACCGATTCTGGAGTTAAAGAGGAGGGTAGTCAAAGTGTTACCATGTCCCCTCACAGCACATCCGATATAgtctccgtaagttggataACCACGGAGGAACAAACTCTCTCAAAGGCCAGTGTAATGATGGCCAGAGAAATGATTCGTGGAGGATACAAATTCGACAAGGGGTTGGGGCGTGAACTGCAAGGGATCCTGAAGCCAGTGAAGATAGTAGAAAAGAGGGATACCTTCGGTTTGGGTTTCAGACCGACCGCCAAGGATTTCAAGGAGATGAAGGAGCGTAAAAGAGCAGAAAAAGAGGGCCGGCAAAGGGTTTTCGATATTCCACCGCTACGGTATACTTTTCCCCGGCCAGCTGAAATAATCACATCAGAGGGTAGTTCAACTGAAGAAATCGAGGATAGTTTGTCCCAACTGTTCATTGGGGCAATATGTGAAGACAATTTCCCGAACGAGGCcgaatttcctgacatccctGAAGGGTCGATTTCCAATTGGACAGCTGAATTTCTGCCTattcggaaggagtttcggtaaactgaaaggggtttatcattcatatgaattcatgaaaaatacttttgcatctgtaaatagccaatgaaaacaaatttccttttgcgcatgtaaatattgttaaattttcattttcacttgctttcaatcaaaggtctttatgaaaatgcaccaTTTGTTTTTGTCATGTTGTGTTGTCTATATTCATATggtttgttcatttgtttgttgtatgcttatttgcttattatcccacattcgttaattctttcagatggccaaaaataaaaatatttgaccctttggatattactgttctggaattcaataatgacaatttctatatcactcacgacttggaggaaTCCGAgttccaaagcgagagtgataatgaagaggtattcgattcttttgcaaaggattttgaacaatatgaggaaaaaccgaaaccgaacctggaagagaCAGAAACAGTAAACATTGGCACTaaggatgaagttaaggaggtgcagataagtattcatttgaatgaaaggcagagaaaggagatgcttgaattcttgaccatgttccaggatgtatttgcatggtcctatgatgatatgactggcatttcaactgatgtggtggtgcataggttacccacagacccttcttttccacccgtaaaacaaaaaccccgaaaatttaaaccagatatgagcctcaaaataaaagagcaaattgaaaaacaattcaaaaccaacattatcattgtttcccattacccaatttggctttcaaatccagtccctgttccaaaaaagagtggagaggtgagagtttgtgttgactatagagaccttaataaagccagtcctaaagatgatttccctctaccaaatattcacattctcttagacaatactgccggacatgagattgaaaccttttgcgattgtttcgctggctaccaccaaattttgatggtagaggaggatagggagaagactgctttcattaccccttggggtaccttttgctaccgagtcatgcctttcggtttaaagaatgctggagcaacatatcagaggaccatgacaaccctatttcatgatatgatccaccgggagatggaggtctacgtggatgatattataatcaagtctaaaagggcagaggaccacttggttgatctgaagaaattattcgagaggttgcggaagtacaatttaaagctaaatcctgcgaaatgcgccttcggagcacctgcgggtaagctgttgggattcattgttagcaagaagggcatagaaatagatccggcaaaaatcaaagcaattcgagatatgccagtgccaaaaactcagaaggacgtgaaaagctttTTAGGGAAGATCAACTTTATTGGGAGATTCATTGCCCAGTTGACGGCCACATGtgagccgttgttcaaattattaagaaagaatgtgccgttgtattggaatgaggagtgccaacaggctttcgacaagattaaagattatttgttgcatccaccagtcttagtgccgcccaaaccgggccgacctttgattatgtatttatccGTGCTTGAAGGAGCAGTTGGGTGTGTTCTAGGTCAACACGATGAATCcggaaggaaagaacaagccatttactatctaagcaagaagttcacgcagtacgaggctaattattcattcattgagaaaagctgctgtgcattggcctgggcagcccaGAAGTTGAGACACTATCTGGTGAGCCATACCACGTATCTTATTTCCcggtctgatcctttgaagtatcttttggagaagccgatgctgACTGGAAGATTGgccaaatggcagataattctttcggagttcgatattgttttcacctcacaaaaggcagtcaaggggcaagctatagctgatcatttggcggaaaatccaagagatgatgattatcaaccactccgtacttatttccctgacgaGAGGGTCCTATTTGTAGGCGCTATAGACgatataagtgaacaaagtcctgaatggaggcttttcttcgatggagcttcgaattctctcggagctggaattggagctgttttggtgtcacccgaagggaagcactaccctgccgctgccaaattgcaattcgaTTGCACAAACAATATGGCCGAATATGAAgcttgcatttttggtctcaaaatggctttagaaatggaaatcaaagagttgatagctttcagtgattcagatttgctcgtacACCAGACtttgaagcagtggataaccaagGATTCGAAAATTCTTCCTTACCATTGTAGTTTGCTCACTttggccaagcaatttcaaaatttagagttcagacatctcccgAGAGCCCGTAATGCATTTGCTGACGCCTTGGCCACTCTAGCCTCTATGATCCAGTATCCAGACGAATTGAAAATCGagccaatccaaattcaacttcaagacaaacctgcccactgttgggttgCAGACGAGTCCTCTGACAATATGCCTTGGTATAAGGATATtaaggaatttctcaaaacGGGGTCTTACCCTCAGCATGCTAGTTCAAAGGATAAGAGTTTTTTGCGCAGAATGGTTTCCAAGTTTTTCTTAAGTGGAGAAgtgttgtacaaaagaacctcggatctgaaccttttaaggtgcattgatgagGATGAAGCTcagtatatgatgaaagaagtgcacagtggtgtttgtggacctcacatgaatggccatttgctagcaaagaaaatcatgagaaccggatacttctggcttaccatggagcatgattgtatagactttgtccggagatgtataaaatgccaaatgcacggtgatattatacgcgctccacccactgagttgcatagcatgaccgccccgtggccctgttcaatgtggggtatggacgtaaTTGGCACGATTGATCCGCTCGCTTCAAATGggcatcgatttatattggtggcaatcgagtactttaccaaatgggttgaagcggagtcattcaaacatgtaaCGAAGAAAGTAGTGGCCAATTTCTTGAGGGATCACATCATTTGTCGCTTCGGAGTACCCGAGACGCTGATTACAGACAATGCCaaaaatctgaacaatgacatggtagatggactatgtgAGCAGTTCAAAATCAGACACCGtaattctgctatttataggcctcagatgaatggagccgtGGAAGCTGcgaacaaaaatttgaagaagattataCGCAAAATGACTGAAAGGCATCGTGATTGGCATGAGAAGCTGCCTTATGCACTAATGGCATATCGGACTTCTATCCGAACATCAACTGGGGCAACGCCGTATTCActtatgtatggaatggaagctgtcTTGCCAGCTGAGGTTGAGATtccgtcgctacgaatccttatggaagCTAAGTTGGAGGAGGCTGACTGGTTGAAGCAGCGACATGAGCAATTAACTTCGATCGATGAAAGGAGATTCAACGCTATCTGTCATGGTCAATGCTATCAGAGGCGGGTGGCCCGGGCTTAtaacaaaaaagtccatcggcggGCATTCGAAGAAGGTGATAAAGTACTAAAGCGGATTTTGTCAATGCAAGAagaagctaaaggcaaatttgctccaaactggcaagggccgttcattgtccaaaaggtattacctggcggagcgcTTATTTtagcagaaatggatggacgaactttccctcaacctatcaactcagatatgtgcaaaaagtttttcatttgatcatgcaaattttctttaagaaattcatgcaaatggcgaagtgcaagtcaggccatcttcttttacactaaaaacattttatctctacttgtcccctttgagccatcagagttgacaaatttcgtttgatagcccctgagaattgcaaaccccacactggggcaaaaaattttttgaaagagagatgagcaaaagaaaaggaaaagaaaccccacactggggcaaaaattttaatttttgaaagagagatgagcaaaagaaaaggaaaagaaaccccacactggggcaaaaattttaatttttgaaagagagatgagcaaaagaaaaggaaaagaaaccccacactggggcaaaaattttaatttttgggggcaaatttagttttcaaagaaaaatgcaaaagtgagaaaaatgcaatgaagaagtGCAAAGAGTGAAAGttcgatcaaactggggcaaattttccccggtttcgttcaaaatcggAAATGATCTCAAAATAGGGCAATCTCAGTTTATTTTACCCCTGGCAtcgaatttgctttcaagccttaatcTTTCTGGAAAAACACctcacctgacctcattacaaaacccaaagtcctggcttccgtCATTTGTCGCATTTCTATTAGCAAAATTtgataatcaactggcaagtgatgtccgtaatgccttcgcctaatctacaagggaagtgcattttactgatgcctgaAACCTTTGactcatatttctgagtcgatcatggtcgagatgtATCTttattctttaggtgaaaacccgaaagggcgccttgtaaaaaaaaaaaaaaaaaaaaaaaatcaaatcaaaaagaaaaagaaaaagcaaaaacaaaaagggtaggggcaaccttggtgaaaacccgaaagggcgccaaggcggGTCTTTCACAACAGACAAGCGCGGGgtggaacagctggtgacctggttcatttggacttttcctcatatttgtgatATTTCTGCCAATATCGGATTCCGAGGAGAAAATATCTGAAGTCTCGAATATGATGTTCGTTGGCTAAATTTGTattgttctttacaaatattcttttgcaaaatgtatctttatgaatcttttggttgttttcaattatttgtgtatgaCTGCTTATGATTGTCCACATTCTTTcgcatgctcatctttgcccgacataggaaataatcttgcatatacattgatggttatatgacaaattttcacgcatcattcttttaccattgaattcaaatgaGTGATAAACCCAAAGGTTTGAGCAAAAataggggattcaatcatcagatACAGGGAGTAACATGCAACAAAGCTACCACCTGGATTGGGTGACGTGGTCAATCCGTATTTTATCAGTCTTAGAATTTGCAAAGTCACAAGTTCGACCAAGACGGATGCCGCAGAACAGAGGCAAAAATAgtacaagactcatgtttacacgattctcaaggcaaaccggatcaaataatggtggcaaaTCCATTactatttattcttttcttgcaggaacactGCGGTCACAAATGAAAGCGATCATTCTCTTTTTCAAACCTAAAGCAATGTTATTTGCAAAATCGGATTATAAGGACTAACACCAGCCATCGCTTCACCTACAGAGATCCAATCCCCCTCTAggtacaaaaatttgaactactcccaggtaaaaattcaattcattgtctcaaacttccccagtgaagtcccgtttaatttctgttcgggtcagtcccgtttaatttctgttcgggtcagtcccgtttaaattctgttcgggtcagtcccgtttaatttctgttcgggtcagtcccgtttaatttctggtcgggtcagtcccgtttaaattcctgttcgggtcagtcccgtttaatttctgttcgggtcagtcccgttaaTTTCtggtcgggtcagtcccgttttgatttctgttcgggtcagtcccgtttaatttctggtcgggtcagtcccgtttaaattctggtcgggtcagtcccgtttaaattcctgttcgggtcagtcccgtttaatttctgttcgggtcagtcccgtttaaattctggtcgggtcagtcccgtttaaattcctgttcgggtcagtcccgtttaatttctgttcgggtcagtcccgtttaaattcctgttcgggtcagtcccgtttaaattcctgttcgggtcagtcccgtttaaattctgttcgggtcagtcccgtttaatttctgttcgggtcagtcccgttttaattcctgttcgggtcagtcccgtttaaattctgttcgggtcagtcccgtttaatttctgttcgggtcagtcccgtttaatttctgttcgggtcagtcccgtttaaattcctgttcgggtcagtcccgttttaattcctgttcgggtcagtcccgtttaattcctgttcgggtcagtcccgttttaattcctgttcgggtcccgttttaattcctgttcgggtcagtcccgtttaattcctgttcgggtcagtcccgttttaattcctgttcgggtcagtcccgtttaaattcttgctcgggtcagtcccgttttaattcctgttcgggtcagtcccgttttcaattctggttcgggtcagtcccgtcttatttttcatattcgggtcagtcccgtattagaattcttgttcattggaatcttttgcagcccaataacacaggtaagtatttggtgtccacttctttgtctcatgttttttcaaaactcagacaaagaggggcaaactgtagacaccaaattttgaataatttgtatgtggcttctacttcatgatttttattttagaccgcttgcatttagttcattgttgagtgttttgcatttttagttgttattttattttagttttattcatttttgcccttttagtctgtctatttatttttattttgtcatttcaggttttaattacttttaagttttagattttagtttttagttttttagttttttagtttttaagtttatagagttttagaaagaaaaggaaaaccattttagtcattttgtttttattcaatgctttcttgaaagaaaaatgaaaatgaaaaatcataaaaaatgagaaaagagaaaaaggaaaaaaagggaaaatttgttcataaaaatatgtttattcaaTCTTTGGACacattagttatttttattaagttattttgagaaaaagaaaatgatgaaaaatgagaatttggaaattttaaaaatggccatttttgtttagtttcttttgtttacaattatttttgttttgttattcttattattacctggtttgtgtaattttgttattattgttattgttattttattatttatattttctgtaatcttcaagttgtttcctaaaaaaaaaggaaaaaaaaaaaaaaaaaaaagagaaaacgtTTGCGGCAGGCAGACTGCATTTGTTTTTGCAGCTTGCCAAGGACATTTCATGCGTGCCATGGAGGGGCAGGATGAAGGCAGAGGCTGGCCTTCATCCTGACCATTCAGTGGAGGGTTTAAGGAACTtggagttccatataaaagAGCAAAGAAAAGCATCAGCCACAAGAAGGAAACGGCAAGAGAGGATCGGCGGCTAAAAGAGAAAATcaggaaacaagagaaaactcTGAGGGAAGGTTTAAGTGATGATGgcttgagagatttttggacaaaaaagAGGAAATCAAAAGAGATAGAGTTTCTGGGCAGCAGCAAAGGGGGGGATTACGGGAGAAAGACGGGATAGACAGAATCAGAAAAAGAAGATACGGCAGAAGGGAAAAAACCAGAACAAAGGTTGCGGCTGGGAAAAGCTGAGGGATAAGGAggagaaaccagaaaaatagaaagaaggTGGGGCTAGAGAGAAAAAGGGCTGGTAGTGGAGCTTGTGAGGAGGAGAGTTTAAAGGGAAAAGCTTCGGTGAGCAAGGAAAAAGACAAAGACTTTCCTCAGTAAAACCAGTAAAAATGCTGATCTTTCAGCCTGCTTTCACGAGTATTGTCTTCCCCGACCCAGCCTTACTGGTGAAGCCATCAATTTCTGCTCCATCTACGAAGGGAAAGGAGTAGTTTTTATTCAGATACCTTGAAGAAAGGACAACTGCAAGATTGCTGAATCTGTTCGTGAAAGAGCTGCCTTGCCTTCACCACTCCAATTTCGATTCCGTACGAAAGCGTAGCAGAAGATCTTGTTTCGGCCCCAGCAATTTAGGTAATCAGTTTTGCCATTTCCCTtgcgtttgttttgttttctgtttcCCTTTGTCCTTTGTGTTTTGGGCATGAGTTACGAAATAAAAATGAGAGGGAGAGAAGAGTTTGTGGTTTGAATCCAGCATATGGTTAGATTTCAGCTTTCACCTGTGTTACGGCAATGATTTATAGGATTATGTGTTTGGGCAATGATTGATAGTTTGTGCTGGgtatttttttgaagaaaacacaaaaaatcaCAGCACCAGAAATCAG
This region of Coffea arabica cultivar ET-39 chromosome 3c, Coffea Arabica ET-39 HiFi, whole genome shotgun sequence genomic DNA includes:
- the LOC140037915 gene encoding uncharacterized protein, whose product is MVDGLCEQFKIRHRNSAIYRPQMNGAVEAANKNLKKIIRKMTERHRDWHEKLPYALMAYRTSIRTSTGATPYSLMYGMEAVLPAEVEIPSLRILMEAKLEEADWLKQRHEQLTSIDERRFNAICHGQCYQRRVARAYNKKVHRRAFEEGDKLAKDISCVPWRGRMKAEAGLHPDHSVEGLRNLEFHIKEQRKASATRRKRQERIGG